One part of the Parabacteroides distasonis ATCC 8503 genome encodes these proteins:
- a CDS encoding threonine/serine ThrE exporter family protein — MMTDKEVLLLRRKLDLLLRTGKLLMESAADTNRIERNMKRVAAFMGIPEEKLHIDIRWTMIMVNVSDERNSFSKFQKCEKHGINMTTISQVSKLSWRAIEQDYSLDKYEEELEKIVRQPRNYTPYIVAIGAGFACGGFCKLFGGDWIAFLLTSICTFIGFRVRARCVEAGLNAYMGIALAAFICTCLAYASSFLGISGTPYLPLLACALFIVPGVPLINFVDDMIDNHLLVGITRAANTVMMVAAMTFGIAFALRLLVMNDVSIDHKFSELSMVPHDPYYVYAIAAAISAVGFSMIFNIQRRLLWVVALGGIIAVCIRNFVNFELGYGPVIGSFMGSFVVSLIAVKAVHWFHVPNHVLTIPSVIPMIPGVLMYRSLLGFINLHGVIGEVTNAFSNGINSALIILCISLGVAVPNIFARRYIAKDRQRYLQEELEKRRQRGKFIEW; from the coding sequence ATGATGACAGACAAGGAAGTATTGTTATTACGGCGCAAATTGGATCTTTTGCTCCGTACGGGAAAATTGTTGATGGAAAGTGCCGCCGATACGAACCGTATCGAGCGCAACATGAAGCGGGTGGCCGCCTTTATGGGGATTCCCGAGGAGAAATTGCATATCGATATCCGATGGACCATGATTATGGTGAACGTAAGCGATGAGCGAAACTCATTCTCCAAATTCCAGAAATGCGAGAAACATGGTATTAACATGACAACGATATCACAGGTCAGTAAGCTCTCATGGCGGGCGATCGAGCAAGATTATTCCTTGGATAAATATGAGGAAGAATTGGAAAAGATAGTTCGCCAACCTCGGAATTATACCCCTTATATCGTAGCGATCGGAGCAGGATTCGCTTGTGGAGGTTTCTGTAAGTTATTTGGAGGAGACTGGATCGCGTTCTTGTTAACCTCGATCTGTACTTTTATCGGTTTCAGGGTGCGTGCCCGTTGTGTAGAGGCTGGCCTTAACGCCTACATGGGGATCGCTCTTGCCGCCTTTATTTGTACTTGTCTAGCATATGCCTCATCTTTTCTGGGAATATCCGGTACTCCGTATCTCCCGTTACTGGCTTGTGCCCTATTCATCGTACCGGGCGTACCTTTGATTAATTTTGTAGACGATATGATCGATAATCACTTGCTGGTCGGTATTACCCGTGCCGCAAACACGGTGATGATGGTAGCGGCAATGACTTTCGGTATCGCTTTCGCCTTGCGCCTGCTCGTGATGAACGACGTATCGATCGACCATAAATTCAGCGAACTAAGCATGGTCCCGCATGATCCGTATTACGTATATGCGATAGCGGCTGCCATATCCGCCGTTGGTTTCTCTATGATATTCAATATCCAACGCCGTTTATTATGGGTGGTTGCTTTAGGCGGTATTATCGCCGTATGCATCCGGAACTTCGTGAACTTCGAGCTGGGCTATGGTCCCGTGATCGGCTCGTTTATGGGAAGTTTCGTTGTCAGCCTGATCGCAGTGAAAGCGGTTCATTGGTTCCATGTACCGAACCATGTATTGACGATCCCTTCTGTTATCCCAATGATCCCGGGAGTATTGATGTATCGCTCGTTATTAGGTTTTATCAACCTTCACGGGGTGATCGGCGAGGTTACGAACGCCTTCTCCAATGGTATTAACTCCGCCCTCATCATCCTTTGTATCTCTTTAGGCGTAGCCGTCCCCAATATCTTCGCCCGTCGTTACATCGCCAAGGATCGCCAACGCTATCTGCAAGAGGAGTTGGAGAAACGCAGGCAAAGAGGTAAGTTTATTGAGTGGTGA
- the nrdG gene encoding anaerobic ribonucleoside-triphosphate reductase activating protein, translating to MLSIIDIIEDTTVDGPGFRTAIYAAGCPNKCPGCHNPESWDIHKGKKVRTEEIVEKVLADEFANVTFSGGDPMFQPEGFTEVAKAIKEKSQKTIWCYTGYKFEDLIKNPAQAALLSYIDVLVDGRYKQTLRDESLLFRGSSNQRLIDVQASLNKKEIVKYKYDPFI from the coding sequence ATGTTGTCCATCATAGATATCATCGAAGATACCACCGTAGACGGTCCGGGATTCCGGACCGCCATCTATGCGGCGGGTTGCCCGAACAAATGCCCGGGTTGCCACAACCCCGAATCATGGGACATCCATAAAGGAAAGAAAGTAAGAACGGAAGAGATCGTGGAGAAAGTGCTGGCTGACGAGTTCGCCAACGTCACCTTCAGTGGTGGAGATCCCATGTTCCAGCCGGAAGGCTTCACCGAGGTAGCCAAGGCGATCAAGGAAAAAAGCCAAAAGACGATCTGGTGCTACACGGGATATAAATTCGAGGACCTGATAAAGAACCCGGCACAAGCCGCCTTATTATCCTATATCGACGTATTGGTAGATGGGCGCTACAAACAAACCCTTCGGGATGAGAGCCTTTTATTCCGGGGAAGCAGCAACCAACGGTTAATTGACGTACAAGCTTCTTTAAATAAAAAGGAAATCGTAAAATACAAGTACGATCCTTTTATTTAA
- a CDS encoding anaerobic ribonucleoside triphosphate reductase, with protein sequence MIQTVVKRDGRIVGFNEEKIVTAIRKAMLHTDKGEDMQLIRQITDHISFKGEPQMTVEAIQDAVELELMASSRKDVAQKYIAYRNQRSVARKAKTRDMFLEIINIKSNDITRENANMNADTPAGMMMKFSSETTKPFVDDYLLSEEVKEAVSNNYLHIHDKDYYPTKSLTCVQHPLDRILKYGFSAGHGESRPAKRIETASILGCISLETAQNEMHGGQAIPAFDFYLAPYVRNSFIEEVKTLEDLYGQDFSHLYNKPIDDYQTQTLDGLSGDRRVIQHAINRTVSRVHQSMEAFIHNMNTIHSRGGNQVVFSSINYGTDTSAEGRCIIRELLKSTYRGVGNGETAIFPIQIWKKKRGVSYLPEDRNYDLYQLACKVTARRFFPNFLNLDATFNQSEDWKADDPQRYIHEVATMGCRTRVFENRFGPKTSIGRGNLSFSTINIVRLAIECMQVENKEERIALFFAKLDHMLELTARQLHERMEFQKTAYAKQFPLLMSSLWLGSEKLKPNDSIASVINQGTLGIGFIGLAECLVALTGKHHGEDEDSQALGIRIVTYIRDRANQFSEQYQHNYSVLATPAEGLSGKFTGKDRKKFGSLPGITDRDYYTNSNHVPVYYKCSARHKAEVEAPYHDLTRGGHIFYVEMDGDATHNPEAIMRVVDMMDKYNIGYGSVNHNRNRCLDCGYENSTPNLEACPKCGSKHLDKLQRITGYLVGTTDRWNNAKLSELNDRITHN encoded by the coding sequence ATGATACAGACAGTTGTTAAACGGGACGGGCGTATCGTTGGCTTCAACGAGGAGAAAATAGTAACCGCTATCCGTAAAGCCATGTTGCATACAGACAAGGGAGAAGATATGCAACTGATTCGCCAGATCACAGATCATATCTCATTCAAGGGAGAACCTCAAATGACCGTAGAGGCGATTCAAGATGCCGTGGAACTGGAATTGATGGCCAGTAGCCGGAAGGACGTAGCGCAGAAATATATCGCTTACCGAAATCAGCGAAGCGTAGCCCGCAAGGCGAAAACACGGGATATGTTCTTGGAGATTATCAATATCAAATCCAATGACATCACCCGTGAGAACGCGAATATGAACGCCGATACACCCGCCGGCATGATGATGAAATTCTCCAGCGAGACCACCAAGCCGTTTGTCGATGACTATTTATTGAGCGAAGAGGTCAAGGAAGCCGTATCAAACAACTATCTCCATATTCATGATAAAGATTATTATCCGACTAAAAGCTTGACCTGCGTACAACACCCGTTGGATCGCATCCTGAAATACGGGTTCTCCGCCGGTCATGGCGAATCACGTCCGGCTAAACGAATCGAAACCGCAAGCATCCTTGGCTGTATCTCTCTAGAGACCGCCCAAAACGAGATGCATGGCGGACAGGCGATACCGGCGTTCGACTTCTACCTAGCTCCTTACGTACGTAATAGCTTTATCGAGGAAGTAAAGACCTTAGAGGATTTATACGGACAGGATTTCTCCCACTTATATAATAAGCCTATCGACGATTACCAGACACAGACCTTGGATGGATTAAGCGGTGATAGACGCGTCATACAACATGCCATCAACCGCACGGTAAGCCGTGTACACCAATCGATGGAGGCTTTTATCCATAATATGAACACGATCCATTCCCGTGGAGGCAACCAAGTGGTATTCAGCTCCATCAATTACGGGACCGACACCTCGGCGGAAGGTCGTTGCATCATCCGGGAGTTATTAAAAAGTACTTACAGAGGCGTAGGTAACGGCGAAACCGCTATCTTCCCGATCCAGATATGGAAAAAGAAACGAGGCGTAAGTTATCTGCCGGAAGACCGCAACTACGATCTTTACCAATTGGCCTGCAAGGTCACCGCCCGTCGTTTCTTCCCGAACTTCTTGAATCTCGACGCGACCTTCAACCAAAGCGAGGATTGGAAAGCGGACGATCCTCAGCGCTATATCCACGAGGTAGCGACCATGGGATGCCGTACCCGTGTGTTCGAGAATCGTTTCGGACCGAAGACTTCTATCGGACGAGGTAATCTCTCTTTCTCGACGATCAATATCGTACGATTGGCTATCGAGTGCATGCAAGTGGAGAACAAGGAAGAGCGTATCGCCCTGTTTTTCGCGAAACTGGATCATATGCTGGAACTTACGGCTCGTCAGTTGCATGAGCGTATGGAGTTCCAGAAAACCGCTTACGCAAAGCAATTCCCGTTGTTGATGTCTTCCTTGTGGTTAGGCTCGGAGAAGTTGAAGCCCAACGATTCGATTGCCTCCGTTATCAACCAAGGCACCTTGGGTATCGGCTTTATCGGACTGGCCGAATGCTTGGTAGCCCTTACCGGGAAGCATCATGGCGAAGATGAGGATTCGCAAGCCTTAGGCATAAGGATCGTTACGTATATCCGGGATCGTGCCAACCAATTCTCTGAGCAATATCAACACAATTATAGCGTACTGGCAACTCCGGCAGAAGGCTTGTCCGGCAAGTTCACGGGAAAAGATCGTAAGAAGTTCGGATCGCTCCCCGGTATCACGGATCGGGATTATTATACGAACTCTAATCACGTCCCGGTATATTATAAGTGCAGTGCCCGTCATAAAGCCGAAGTGGAAGCTCCTTATCATGATTTGACTCGTGGTGGCCATATCTTTTACGTAGAGATGGATGGCGACGCTACCCATAACCCCGAAGCGATCATGCGTGTCGTGGATATGATGGATAAATACAATATCGGATACGGTTCCGTAAACCATAATCGTAACCGTTGTCTGGATTGTGGCTACGAGAACTCCACCCCGAATCTGGAAGCCTGCCCGAAATGCGGCAGCAAACACTTGGACAAACTTCAACGCATCACCGGTTACTTGGTAGGAACCACCGACCGTTGGAACAACGCCAAGCTATCCGAGCTGAACGACCGCATCACCCACAACTAA
- a CDS encoding TonB-dependent receptor, translating to MKRKCLCAALAVSCAINVSFAQVRLQGKVVDESNEPIPGANIRVSESLNGTTTDAGGKFELNLPDGRHRIRVTYLGYEQGVYQTDHSEKDVVIKLKEKYVNIDQVVVTGTGSHRRMSNSPIPVKVLTGKDLKEASVTNFQDAMTKLNPSIVFMENGQGATMNMNGLTEKYVVILENGKRLAGDDTYSRIDMSNVKRVEILNGAASALYGSDAIAGVINIITDDSRNKVNVTSNSRYGSKNQFLQSVNADVNVGKFGSYTSYQYQRADGWQLNPYTESKGELVPTNKQASEGFHRNVINQRFTYDATDRLSFYVRGTFFGRSSDRPMPMDKVNTTNYDMRKETFTYGAGAQYMINKNSYLNADYLSDNHSTYKDFFDGKKSGESDMTKRIHYHNLNVKGIFRLGKYNKLSAGTEFIKELLSSETDNIAGKSMYTTALYAQDEININEHFQAYAGLRYIYHENFKSYATPNVALLYKVGGFNFRGSYAAGFRTPELKELYTESEKKASGATRLTIGNPDLDPEKSDNFTLSAEYTMRYFSLSVSAFMNNVRSMINYKMLDTAERDAYNTAHGTDYDEIQMRANIDKAKIKGINVAFNSYLGAGFTLNGGYSFMDGKNVYEDEPLDKTVKHSGTVAAMWSHTWNKYKLNVNFNGRIQGERYSTSYGYAPKYSLWNLNTSHTFRAGDFLLEPGVGIENLFDYVDDRPFNYNYATLTPGRTYYVSLLVRFKQ from the coding sequence ATGAAAAGAAAGTGTTTGTGCGCGGCTTTAGCTGTAAGTTGTGCGATAAACGTATCATTTGCGCAGGTACGTTTACAGGGTAAGGTCGTGGATGAAAGTAATGAACCAATCCCGGGCGCGAATATCCGCGTGTCGGAATCCTTGAATGGTACAACCACGGATGCCGGCGGAAAATTTGAGCTGAACCTTCCCGATGGTAGACATCGTATTCGTGTGACTTACCTTGGCTATGAACAGGGCGTGTATCAAACGGATCACTCGGAAAAAGATGTCGTTATTAAGCTGAAAGAAAAGTATGTGAATATCGATCAAGTGGTGGTAACCGGTACCGGTTCGCATCGCCGCATGAGTAATTCTCCTATTCCCGTGAAAGTGCTTACGGGAAAAGACTTGAAAGAGGCGAGCGTAACCAATTTCCAAGATGCGATGACCAAGCTGAATCCGAGTATCGTATTTATGGAAAACGGACAGGGGGCTACGATGAATATGAACGGATTGACAGAGAAATACGTGGTTATCTTGGAAAACGGTAAGCGTTTGGCCGGCGATGATACCTATTCCCGTATCGATATGTCTAACGTAAAGCGGGTAGAGATCTTGAACGGGGCCGCTTCCGCTTTGTATGGTAGCGATGCGATCGCCGGCGTTATCAATATCATCACGGATGATTCCCGTAATAAGGTGAACGTGACGAGCAATAGCCGTTATGGTAGCAAGAACCAATTCTTGCAGTCGGTCAATGCGGACGTGAATGTAGGGAAGTTCGGTTCATATACTTCTTATCAATATCAACGGGCCGATGGTTGGCAATTAAATCCCTATACGGAGAGTAAAGGCGAGTTGGTTCCTACCAATAAGCAAGCTTCCGAGGGATTTCACCGGAACGTGATCAACCAACGTTTCACGTACGACGCTACGGATCGTTTGTCTTTTTATGTGCGTGGTACTTTCTTCGGACGTTCCAGCGATCGTCCGATGCCGATGGATAAAGTGAATACGACCAACTATGATATGCGGAAAGAGACGTTCACTTATGGGGCGGGCGCTCAGTACATGATTAATAAGAACTCTTATTTGAACGCTGATTATCTGTCGGACAATCATAGTACGTATAAGGATTTCTTTGATGGAAAGAAAAGCGGAGAGAGTGATATGACGAAACGGATTCATTACCATAACTTGAATGTCAAGGGAATCTTTCGTTTGGGCAAGTATAATAAGCTTTCGGCTGGTACAGAGTTCATTAAAGAGTTACTGAGTAGCGAGACGGATAACATAGCGGGTAAAAGTATGTACACGACCGCGCTTTATGCGCAAGACGAGATCAATATCAATGAGCATTTCCAAGCGTACGCGGGTTTGCGCTATATTTACCATGAGAATTTTAAGAGTTATGCGACTCCTAACGTGGCTTTGCTGTATAAGGTAGGCGGTTTTAATTTCCGCGGATCGTATGCGGCTGGTTTCCGTACACCTGAATTGAAAGAGCTGTATACGGAATCGGAGAAGAAAGCGTCCGGAGCGACTCGCCTTACGATCGGTAATCCGGATCTGGACCCGGAGAAGAGCGACAATTTTACGTTGAGCGCAGAATATACGATGCGGTATTTCTCTTTGTCCGTGTCCGCTTTTATGAATAACGTACGTAGCATGATTAACTATAAGATGTTGGATACGGCGGAACGGGATGCTTATAACACCGCCCATGGTACGGACTATGATGAGATACAGATGCGTGCGAATATCGATAAAGCGAAGATCAAAGGTATTAACGTGGCCTTCAATAGTTATCTGGGAGCGGGCTTTACCTTGAATGGTGGCTATAGTTTCATGGATGGAAAAAACGTATATGAGGATGAGCCTTTGGATAAGACCGTTAAGCATAGTGGTACGGTAGCGGCTATGTGGTCTCATACTTGGAATAAGTATAAGCTGAACGTGAATTTTAACGGACGTATCCAAGGGGAACGTTATTCTACTTCTTATGGATATGCGCCGAAATATTCCTTGTGGAATCTCAATACGAGCCATACGTTTAGAGCCGGCGATTTCTTGTTGGAACCGGGAGTAGGTATCGAGAACCTTTTTGATTATGTAGATGATCGTCCCTTTAATTACAATTACGCTACATTGACCCCGGGCCGTACCTATTACGTCAGCCTTCTGGTCCGTTTCAAGCAGTAA
- a CDS encoding sirohydrochlorin cobaltochelatase, with translation MYRGFLRSMFVCSLLLGFACSLWAKPGREFYASDIRESMEKGDKLAILMVHFGSAYPEARTQVLDVMNKRVKEAFPDVEVRQAYSARSVVSRLRAQGVWVQLPADALVELRDQGFTHVIIQPTIIIEGVEMEAIRKEAEQRKGLFKDLRVGNPLLYDDADYEAVMKAVSSPSGVTKNGAKLLVAHGTYHASNSAYAKLGYMFQTKGMKDYYTGTREGFPTIENVGEQMRQAGHKRVQLIPFMFVLIRGTENTVTDFWQKGLRQQGFDVDIYLKPLGENPAIRSLFIDHIRFAMKYKRATIFDRKKLYTH, from the coding sequence ATGTATAGGGGATTTTTACGATCCATGTTTGTTTGTTCACTCCTGCTTGGGTTCGCCTGTTCATTATGGGCGAAACCCGGGCGGGAGTTTTACGCTTCCGATATCCGGGAGAGCATGGAAAAGGGAGATAAGTTAGCGATCTTGATGGTACATTTCGGGAGTGCTTACCCGGAAGCTCGTACCCAAGTACTCGATGTGATGAACAAGCGTGTCAAGGAGGCTTTCCCAGACGTGGAAGTCCGGCAGGCTTATAGCGCCCGTAGCGTAGTGAGTCGGTTGAGGGCGCAAGGTGTTTGGGTTCAGTTGCCGGCGGACGCCTTGGTGGAGTTGCGTGATCAAGGGTTTACCCATGTAATTATCCAACCGACTATCATTATAGAGGGTGTGGAGATGGAAGCGATCCGTAAAGAGGCGGAACAGCGAAAAGGTTTGTTTAAGGATTTGCGTGTAGGTAATCCCTTGTTATATGATGATGCCGATTATGAGGCGGTGATGAAAGCGGTTTCCTCACCTTCTGGAGTGACTAAAAATGGGGCTAAGTTATTGGTGGCGCACGGAACTTATCATGCCAGTAACTCGGCTTATGCGAAATTGGGGTATATGTTCCAGACCAAAGGAATGAAAGATTATTATACCGGAACCCGTGAGGGTTTCCCTACGATCGAGAATGTAGGTGAGCAAATGCGCCAAGCCGGTCATAAGCGTGTGCAGTTGATTCCTTTTATGTTCGTACTGATTCGAGGTACGGAAAATACGGTTACGGATTTCTGGCAGAAAGGGCTACGTCAACAGGGTTTCGATGTGGATATTTATTTAAAGCCTCTAGGTGAGAATCCGGCGATCCGGTCTTTATTTATCGATCACATCCGTTTCGCCATGAAATATAAACGGGCGACGATTTTTGATCGAAAGAAATTATATACACACTGA
- a CDS encoding sirohydrochlorin cobaltochelatase, translating into MNKFKYLLLAASLFASSAVFTSCDDGDDDNTANPAEEVVKASKKHDTAILLCTFGSTFKESIKTYDATLADFQNAFPDADIYLSFTSRTCVNRVEAETGIARYQPDLWLQALGNAGYKKVAVQSLHIIPGEEYLSLMNTDVKKKFMIESFPSVQVVKSPCLVYNEEDVEAVAKVLYSHYSDKLADNKNILLLMGHGNPDKNYNANTKYTETEEAMQALAANKNVFVGTVDYGDMLFWPEEGEPNEECVYSKLTKYCEDHNLKPEEITISLAPFMSIAGDHAHNDLWGIEEGDDFSAAAPNADACWRLKLLKMGFKIDTKESHNGSLENCKIIGLGDYDAVRQIWVNHLKALYNDAEAWETGEDYQ; encoded by the coding sequence ATGAACAAATTTAAGTACCTTTTGCTTGCGGCGAGTCTATTTGCCTCAAGCGCAGTTTTTACCTCCTGTGATGATGGAGACGACGACAATACCGCAAACCCGGCGGAAGAAGTCGTAAAGGCAAGTAAGAAACATGACACGGCGATCTTGTTGTGTACATTCGGTAGCACATTCAAGGAGTCTATCAAGACATACGACGCTACACTAGCCGATTTCCAAAACGCATTTCCCGATGCGGACATCTATTTGTCATTTACCTCCCGTACTTGTGTGAATCGTGTAGAAGCAGAGACAGGTATCGCACGTTACCAACCGGACCTTTGGTTACAAGCCCTAGGAAATGCCGGTTACAAGAAGGTTGCGGTACAGTCCTTACACATCATCCCGGGTGAGGAATACCTAAGCTTGATGAATACGGACGTGAAGAAGAAATTCATGATCGAGTCTTTCCCGAGTGTTCAAGTCGTAAAAAGCCCTTGTTTGGTGTACAACGAAGAGGATGTGGAAGCCGTAGCGAAAGTCCTATACAGCCACTACAGTGATAAATTGGCTGATAACAAGAACATCCTTTTATTAATGGGACATGGTAACCCGGATAAAAACTATAACGCAAATACGAAATACACGGAAACAGAAGAGGCTATGCAAGCCTTGGCCGCTAACAAGAATGTATTCGTAGGTACCGTTGATTACGGAGATATGTTGTTCTGGCCGGAAGAAGGCGAACCAAATGAGGAATGTGTCTACTCCAAACTTACCAAATACTGCGAGGATCATAACTTAAAACCGGAAGAGATCACGATCTCCTTAGCTCCGTTCATGTCTATCGCCGGAGACCATGCGCATAATGACCTTTGGGGTATCGAGGAGGGTGATGATTTCAGCGCTGCCGCTCCTAACGCCGACGCTTGCTGGAGACTAAAACTTTTGAAGATGGGCTTCAAGATTGACACGAAAGAAAGCCATAACGGAAGTTTAGAGAACTGTAAGATCATAGGCTTAGGCGATTACGACGCTGTTCGTCAGATCTGGGTGAACCATCTAAAAGCATTATATAATGATGCGGAGGCTTGGGAAACCGGAGAAGACTACCAGTAA
- a CDS encoding TonB-dependent receptor plug domain-containing protein, producing the protein MRLLAFAILVACVQSVCAQSILKDPKELSVLLNEVVVTGTGTEHYLKDAPVQTEVITGKALDSYQGRSMQDILEGLNASITFNPSDMGSGIQMNGLGNDYILILINGKRINGDTGGQNDLSIINPANIERIEIVKGAASSLYGSDAIAGVINIITKKNRDKVSLSNTTRVGSYGDILESVQIGIGHKRVNSTTSLSTTHTDGWRNTTQEWDHHEVMNGTVTRTVNRSTNFTLRENLTYKVNDRLSLSADGSFYQKWNYRPHGAFKYYTYDQFYRNFDVAGGAKYALGGLNFLSVDLTYGNYSYFYNYHHKDVTNFFDPETDLRITRYPGEHILETSQQRFLGQAKSVFHLGENNILSAGLEYQYDHLKSPRRIENGKASVFTASAYVQDEWNPTDRLNVTVGGRFVVHQEFGATFTPKVSAMYKLGDFNIRATYSNGFKAPTLKELHDDYITQIGGGPWKHYYGNKDLKPQKSNYYSASVEYHASNLQITVTGFYNRIKNMIALTEIPTSAEDRLDEIEASMQHKNLSKARSFGGDISLTYQILSSLAIGGGYSYTDAKAQYTDDPADSNYMLYTPINGTSFHNANWKLAWNHAWKKYKLDVTLFGRYQSTRFYITDGDGKSYQLWRLNTRHNVLKKKKWNLDINVGIDNIFDYVDRTPFGRHRGTTSPGRTWYASFIVKFQNKHKL; encoded by the coding sequence ATGAGGCTTTTAGCATTCGCTATTCTGGTGGCATGCGTACAATCCGTATGCGCCCAAAGCATATTGAAAGATCCGAAGGAACTTTCCGTGCTATTGAACGAGGTCGTGGTCACCGGTACGGGTACCGAACACTATCTGAAAGACGCCCCTGTGCAAACAGAGGTAATCACTGGCAAAGCCCTTGACAGTTACCAAGGACGCAGTATGCAAGATATTCTGGAAGGGCTGAACGCTTCCATCACCTTTAATCCGAGCGACATGGGTAGTGGCATCCAGATGAACGGATTAGGCAACGATTACATCTTGATCCTTATCAATGGCAAACGGATCAACGGAGATACCGGCGGACAAAACGACTTGAGTATTATCAACCCCGCCAATATCGAGCGTATCGAGATCGTAAAAGGTGCCGCCTCTTCCCTGTATGGCTCGGACGCTATCGCCGGTGTTATCAATATTATCACGAAAAAGAACCGGGATAAAGTGAGCCTATCGAATACGACTCGTGTCGGATCGTATGGAGATATATTGGAAAGCGTACAAATCGGCATTGGGCATAAGAGAGTGAATTCCACCACCTCACTTAGTACGACCCATACGGACGGCTGGCGAAATACGACCCAAGAATGGGACCATCACGAGGTAATGAATGGAACCGTGACACGAACCGTAAACCGATCCACGAACTTTACGTTAAGGGAGAACTTAACCTACAAAGTGAACGACCGGCTGAGCCTTTCGGCCGATGGCTCTTTTTACCAGAAATGGAATTATCGTCCGCACGGCGCATTCAAGTATTATACCTATGATCAATTCTACCGGAACTTCGATGTGGCCGGAGGAGCTAAATACGCATTGGGAGGACTGAATTTTCTTTCGGTAGACCTAACTTATGGTAACTATAGTTATTTCTATAATTACCATCATAAAGATGTTACGAACTTCTTCGATCCGGAAACGGATTTACGTATCACTCGTTATCCCGGAGAACATATTCTGGAAACCTCTCAACAACGTTTCCTAGGACAAGCCAAAAGCGTATTCCACCTCGGGGAAAACAATATCCTAAGCGCCGGACTCGAATATCAATACGATCATTTGAAATCTCCCCGGCGTATCGAGAACGGGAAAGCCTCCGTATTTACGGCTTCCGCTTATGTACAAGACGAATGGAATCCGACGGATCGGTTGAATGTGACGGTAGGTGGGCGCTTCGTCGTGCACCAAGAGTTCGGGGCTACGTTTACCCCTAAAGTCTCCGCCATGTACAAACTAGGCGACTTCAATATCCGAGCCACATACTCAAATGGATTTAAGGCTCCTACCTTAAAGGAGTTGCACGATGATTATATCACGCAGATCGGCGGCGGCCCGTGGAAACATTATTATGGTAATAAGGATTTAAAACCGCAAAAGTCCAATTATTATTCGGCGAGCGTAGAATATCATGCGTCGAACCTGCAGATCACGGTAACAGGATTCTACAACCGTATCAAGAACATGATCGCCTTGACCGAGATCCCGACAAGCGCCGAAGACCGATTGGATGAGATCGAGGCCAGCATGCAACACAAGAACTTATCCAAAGCCCGCTCTTTCGGGGGAGATATATCGCTCACCTATCAAATCCTATCTTCCTTGGCTATTGGTGGAGGCTATAGCTATACGGATGCCAAAGCGCAATATACGGATGATCCGGCCGACTCGAATTATATGCTCTACACCCCGATCAACGGAACCTCATTCCATAATGCCAATTGGAAACTAGCATGGAACCATGCGTGGAAAAAGTATAAATTGGATGTCACCTTGTTCGGCCGATACCAATCCACCCGCTTTTATATCACGGACGGTGATGGAAAAAGTTATCAGCTATGGCGATTGAATACCCGTCATAACGTATTGAAAAAGAAAAAATGGAACCTAGATATCAATGTCGGTATCGATAATATCTTCGATTATGTGGATCGTACCCCGTTCGGACGCCATCGTGGAACTACGTCTCCCGGACGGACTTGGTACGCCTCTTTTATCGTGAAATTTCAGAATAAACATAAACTATAA